A genome region from Magnolia sinica isolate HGM2019 chromosome 8, MsV1, whole genome shotgun sequence includes the following:
- the LOC131252537 gene encoding high mobility group B protein 1 isoform X1, with protein MKAAKGKGATKKETKEALKPVEDRKVGKRKAAIKVDKSSTKRGKKEKTAKKDPNKPKRPPSAFFVFLEEFRKIYKQEHPNVKAVSAVGKAGGEKWKSMSDAEKAPFEAKAAKKKGEYEKLISAYNKKQESMADDGDEESDRSKSEVHDDDEESEEEEDDDDEDDD; from the exons ATGAAGGCAGCAAAGGGAAAGGGGGCTACGAAGAAGGAAACCAAGGAAGCTTTGAAGCCAGTTGAAGACAG AAAGGTTGGGAAGCGCAAAGCTGCTATTAAAGTTGATAAGAGTAGTACAAAACGGGGCAAGAAAGAAAAAACAGCCAAAAAGGATCCTAACAAACCAAAAAGGCCCCCAAGCGCCTTCTTTGTTTTTCT AGAAGAGTTTAGAAAGATTTACAAACAAGAGCATCCTAATGTGAAGGCTGTCTCAGCT GTTGGGAAGGCTGGGGGAGAGAAGTGGAAGTCAATGTCTGATGCT GAGAAAGCTCCTTTTGAAGCCAAAGCTGCAAAGAAGAAGGGCGAGTATGAAAAGCTTATTTCAGCCTACAACAAGAAACAG GAAAGTATGGCTGATGATGGTGATGAGGAGTCCGATAGGTCGAAATCGGAAGttcatgatgatgatgaggaaagTGAGGAG
- the LOC131252537 gene encoding high mobility group B protein 1 isoform X3, translating to MKAAKGKGATKKETKEALKPVEDRKVGKRKAAIKVDKSSTKRGKKEKTAKKDPNKPKRPPSAFFVFLEEFRKIYKQEHPNVKAVSAVGKAGGEKWKSMSDAEKAPFEAKAAKKKGEYEKLISAYNKKQEEDDDDEDDD from the exons ATGAAGGCAGCAAAGGGAAAGGGGGCTACGAAGAAGGAAACCAAGGAAGCTTTGAAGCCAGTTGAAGACAG AAAGGTTGGGAAGCGCAAAGCTGCTATTAAAGTTGATAAGAGTAGTACAAAACGGGGCAAGAAAGAAAAAACAGCCAAAAAGGATCCTAACAAACCAAAAAGGCCCCCAAGCGCCTTCTTTGTTTTTCT AGAAGAGTTTAGAAAGATTTACAAACAAGAGCATCCTAATGTGAAGGCTGTCTCAGCT GTTGGGAAGGCTGGGGGAGAGAAGTGGAAGTCAATGTCTGATGCT GAGAAAGCTCCTTTTGAAGCCAAAGCTGCAAAGAAGAAGGGCGAGTATGAAAAGCTTATTTCAGCCTACAACAAGAAACAG
- the LOC131252537 gene encoding high mobility group B protein 1 isoform X2 produces the protein MKAAKGKGATKKETKEALKPVEDRKVGKRKAAIKVDKSSTKRGKKEKTAKKDPNKPKRPPSAFFVFLEEFRKIYKQEHPNVKAVSAVGKAGGEKWKSMSDAEKAPFEAKAAKKKGEYEKLISAYNKKQESMADDGDEESDRSKSEVHDDDEESEEGA, from the exons ATGAAGGCAGCAAAGGGAAAGGGGGCTACGAAGAAGGAAACCAAGGAAGCTTTGAAGCCAGTTGAAGACAG AAAGGTTGGGAAGCGCAAAGCTGCTATTAAAGTTGATAAGAGTAGTACAAAACGGGGCAAGAAAGAAAAAACAGCCAAAAAGGATCCTAACAAACCAAAAAGGCCCCCAAGCGCCTTCTTTGTTTTTCT AGAAGAGTTTAGAAAGATTTACAAACAAGAGCATCCTAATGTGAAGGCTGTCTCAGCT GTTGGGAAGGCTGGGGGAGAGAAGTGGAAGTCAATGTCTGATGCT GAGAAAGCTCCTTTTGAAGCCAAAGCTGCAAAGAAGAAGGGCGAGTATGAAAAGCTTATTTCAGCCTACAACAAGAAACAG GAAAGTATGGCTGATGATGGTGATGAGGAGTCCGATAGGTCGAAATCGGAAGttcatgatgatgatgaggaaagTGAGGAG